The genomic region GGACAACTATAACAAAAGCCATCTGAATAAACTGGTATCCCATAAGCTGTATAAATATATGACCATTAGAAATATCAATACAGCAAGAAAGGTTACTGCCAAACTACATAACTAAAAACAAAGGCACCACAGAATGGATAACTTAATAAAGCTTCCTTGCGATATATTTATTTCATCAGTGAATACATTTCTATGCTTGGTTGGTATCTTTTTTTCTCTTGTAATAGATTAAAGACTCTATTTTCCACTCATCCACCACAAGAACTAACGAATACTCTCCTAAATCAATGGAATTATAAAAATGCCCCCCTTTACTATCAAAAATCTCAAATAGAGCCAGGGAACTGTCTTTGTCCAAGAAATCAATTATATGGTCATGGATTTGGACTATTCCATCAAAGCTGAACATGGGATCAATATCAACAACTTGTTCCTCTGATAGTTTTACACTTAACTGATAACATTTGGAAGGATTTTCATCATGAACCAGACAGGAGATACCTAATTGATCCCAAATCATGATAAGGTCCTCAGAATAATATCGATCACAAGGTCCCAAGACCATTTCCCATTCGTTGATAGGACTGTTAAAAGCCAAGAGCTGCTCTTCAATGCTAACACCATGAGGAGTAAAGACTAGTTTCATTACCTTCCCTTAACAATGCGATTAACCTACAATATACCTCATCATCTCTTTAATTGAGGTATATTTTATACCTTCTAATTATTGTTAAAGGTCATAACAAGGAGTAAAGTTTGAATCCCATTATCCAATCCCTTTTTAATAGAAAATCCACAAGAGTCTATACAGATAGACAGTTAGAAGAAAAAGAAAAAGACGCCATCATCAATAGCGCCCTTCAAGCTCCCACTGCAGGGAACCAGCTTCTCTACACCATATTAGAAATCGAAGACCCAACGATTAAGGAAGAATTAGCCACCCTTTGTGACAACCAGGCCTTTATTGCAAAAGCCCCATATGTCTTAGTCTTTCTTGCAGACTGTAGACGCTGGCTTGATTCTTACAAAGAAGCCGGTGCGGAGTGCCGTAATCCCGGATATGGAGATCTCTTATTAGCCTTTTCCGATGCCAACATTGCCGCACAGAATACAGTCGTTGCCGCAGAATCTCTTGGTATAGGATCTTGTTATATAGGAGATATCTATGAACAACAGGAAAAATTAGTAGAACTACTTAACCTGGATCCTTTTGTGGTCCCAGCTGCTATGTTAGTGTATGGGGAACCAACAGAGACACAGAAAAAAAGACAAAAACCAAAAAGAGTTGATAAGGAGTTTATTGTACAGAAAAATACCTATAAACCCTTAAGCTCTGATAAGTTAAGACAAATGTTTACCCAGTGGAAGGGAGAAGAAAGTGACTTTGATGAATACATGAAAGCATTTTGTAAGCGCAAATATATGTCAGACTTTGCCAAGGAAATGTCCCGTTCTCTGAGTA from Spirochaeta cellobiosiphila DSM 17781 harbors:
- a CDS encoding nitroreductase family protein, which codes for MNPIIQSLFNRKSTRVYTDRQLEEKEKDAIINSALQAPTAGNQLLYTILEIEDPTIKEELATLCDNQAFIAKAPYVLVFLADCRRWLDSYKEAGAECRNPGYGDLLLAFSDANIAAQNTVVAAESLGIGSCYIGDIYEQQEKLVELLNLDPFVVPAAMLVYGEPTETQKKRQKPKRVDKEFIVQKNTYKPLSSDKLRQMFTQWKGEESDFDEYMKAFCKRKYMSDFAKEMSRSLSKYLSHFDNN